In one Novosphingobium humi genomic region, the following are encoded:
- a CDS encoding sigma-54-dependent transcriptional regulator, with translation MNETLPTQPCVALVDDDDDLREATTQLLSLAGYRVMEFSGGAEAARAIGPDFEGIVISDVRMPGMSGVDLFRLLQERDRDLPVLLISGHADVQMAVDALKAGAWDFIEKPFAPDALLAAVGPADKARRLVLENRALRQAAQSATSHAILGETPMIRRLRDMVPVLGQSDIDLVIEGQTGTGKELFARCIHRASARARHRFLTVDCAVIPPAIVEKEMFAHGGLLSTCHRGTLFLDNLDQAGGELQSRLAQFAEKRAIALETRQPEAVDTRIMASMGEGGRDRISEALYHRIAGVPLRMPPLGERRADIPLLFAHFLNQTAERLGRAPPPVDDSIHALSAREWPGNLRELENFAERFCLGLEEHSDSPPAKGNATLPERIDAFESAAIRQALMEAKGEIARAIGLLGIPRKTFYYRTKRLGLDLRAMRAEIMNNK, from the coding sequence ATGAACGAAACTCTCCCCACCCAGCCCTGTGTTGCGCTGGTGGACGATGATGACGATCTGCGCGAGGCAACGACCCAGCTGCTGTCTCTTGCCGGTTATCGCGTGATGGAATTTTCCGGCGGGGCCGAGGCCGCGCGGGCGATCGGCCCGGATTTTGAGGGCATCGTCATTTCCGATGTCCGCATGCCCGGCATGTCCGGGGTCGATCTGTTCCGCCTGTTGCAGGAACGCGACCGCGATCTTCCCGTGCTGCTGATCTCGGGCCACGCGGATGTCCAGATGGCGGTGGACGCGCTCAAGGCCGGGGCGTGGGATTTCATCGAGAAACCCTTTGCCCCCGATGCGCTGCTGGCCGCTGTCGGGCCGGCGGACAAGGCGCGCAGGCTGGTGCTGGAAAACCGCGCATTGCGGCAGGCGGCACAAAGCGCGACCAGCCATGCGATTCTGGGCGAAACACCCATGATCCGGCGGCTGCGCGACATGGTCCCCGTGCTGGGCCAGAGCGACATCGACCTTGTGATCGAGGGCCAGACCGGCACCGGCAAGGAGCTTTTTGCCCGCTGCATTCACCGCGCCAGCGCGCGTGCAAGGCATCGCTTTCTGACGGTGGATTGCGCGGTCATCCCGCCGGCCATTGTCGAAAAGGAGATGTTTGCCCACGGAGGGCTCCTCTCCACCTGCCATCGCGGCACACTGTTCCTCGACAATCTGGATCAGGCCGGCGGCGAATTGCAAAGCAGGCTGGCGCAATTTGCCGAAAAGCGGGCCATCGCGCTGGAAACGCGCCAGCCTGAAGCCGTCGACACACGCATCATGGCCAGCATGGGCGAAGGCGGGCGGGACAGGATTTCGGAAGCGCTCTATCACCGCATCGCCGGAGTGCCGCTGCGCATGCCGCCGCTGGGGGAAAGAAGGGCGGACATACCCCTGCTCTTTGCCCATTTCCTGAACCAGACGGCCGAAAGGCTGGGCCGGGCGCCCCCGCCGGTCGATGACAGCATCCATGCGTTGAGCGCAAGGGAATGGCCGGGCAATCTGCGCGAACTGGAAAATTTCGCGGAACGCTTCTGTCTGGGGCTGGAAGAGCACAGTGACAGCCCCCCGGCCAAGGGAAACGCCACATTGCCCGAACGGATCGACGCATTTGAAAGCGCGGCGATCCGGCAGGCGCTGATGGAGGCGAAAGGCGAGATTGCCCGTGCGATCGGGTTGCTGGGCATCCCGCGTAAAACTTTCTATTACCGCACCAAACGACTGGGGCTCGACCTGCGCGCAATGCGGGCGGAGATCATGAACAACAAGTGA
- a CDS encoding amidohydrolase, whose amino-acid sequence MLHRRAGLPLSHALLSGALLISAAWALPAFAKPVPSVDLILHHGRVLTVDKAFSIRSAVAIKGERIVATGGEDLLRRYKAKKVIDLGGRTVLPGFTDTHLHPYPVAPSDIPVASAHSVAEVQAMLREKAKALGPGQWITGSQWQEANLVENRNLSRADLDAAAPDNPVWLVRAGAHSGVANSAALKIAGIDRNTPDPKSGLIEHDASGEPNGIIRESLDLVRRHIPPPTWEQMRPANIAWLKSILALGITSFFDASGSFNDEPLDKGGIANPPPTLTFRRAQALYAQMGAELPRITMYIDHPGAERLKAFGHHTGYGDAHVRLGPIGEMSVDGGFTGPTAWLLADYKGQPGFRGKGRMTDAEILELTQSAAALGWQMGVHAIGDAAIVQAVNAYAKVLDSQKLTGKDHRWFLDHFTIMPPDATMATMKSHAIAIAQQPNFLYNLEGRYEATLDDWRLAHNNAVVTPAHRFGLFMAFGSDNLPVNPMVGLYAAITRKGPSGRVHGPEEAIDRKEAIRRYTADGPYLSWEEGTKGTIEKGKYADLIVLPFDPLTAAPEVILAGKVDMTFLGGRLVYQR is encoded by the coding sequence ATGCTGCATCGTCGCGCCGGACTGCCACTATCCCATGCCTTGCTGAGCGGTGCATTGTTGATCAGCGCTGCATGGGCGCTGCCCGCCTTTGCCAAGCCTGTACCGTCGGTGGATCTTATTCTGCACCATGGCCGGGTGTTGACCGTGGACAAGGCTTTCTCGATCCGGTCGGCCGTCGCGATCAAGGGGGAGCGCATTGTCGCCACCGGCGGCGAGGACCTCCTGCGACGCTATAAGGCGAAAAAAGTCATCGACCTTGGCGGGCGTACGGTTCTGCCCGGCTTTACCGACACCCATCTCCACCCCTATCCTGTGGCCCCAAGCGATATTCCCGTGGCCAGCGCGCATTCGGTCGCCGAAGTGCAGGCGATGCTGCGCGAGAAGGCCAAGGCGCTGGGTCCGGGGCAGTGGATTACCGGATCGCAGTGGCAGGAAGCCAATCTGGTGGAGAACCGCAATCTATCCCGCGCCGATCTCGATGCTGCCGCCCCCGACAATCCGGTGTGGCTGGTGCGGGCGGGCGCGCATTCGGGCGTTGCCAATTCGGCGGCTCTGAAAATCGCGGGGATCGACCGAAACACGCCTGATCCCAAATCTGGTCTGATCGAGCATGATGCCAGCGGCGAACCCAATGGCATCATCCGCGAAAGTCTTGATCTGGTCCGTCGGCATATCCCGCCGCCGACATGGGAACAGATGCGGCCTGCCAATATCGCCTGGCTCAAGTCGATATTGGCGCTGGGCATTACCAGCTTTTTCGACGCCAGCGGCAGTTTCAATGACGAGCCGCTCGACAAGGGCGGTATCGCCAATCCGCCCCCGACCCTCACGTTCCGCCGCGCGCAGGCGCTCTATGCCCAGATGGGCGCCGAACTGCCGCGCATCACCATGTATATCGACCATCCCGGAGCCGAAAGGCTCAAGGCCTTTGGCCACCACACCGGCTATGGCGATGCCCATGTCCGCCTTGGCCCGATTGGCGAGATGAGCGTGGACGGCGGGTTTACCGGGCCGACCGCATGGCTGCTCGCCGATTACAAGGGCCAGCCCGGCTTTCGCGGCAAGGGGCGGATGACCGATGCGGAAATTCTGGAACTGACCCAAAGTGCGGCTGCACTGGGGTGGCAGATGGGCGTGCATGCCATTGGCGATGCGGCCATCGTGCAGGCCGTGAATGCCTATGCCAAAGTGCTTGATAGCCAGAAGCTGACCGGCAAGGACCATCGCTGGTTTCTCGATCATTTCACCATCATGCCGCCCGATGCCACCATGGCGACGATGAAAAGCCACGCCATCGCCATCGCCCAGCAGCCCAATTTTCTCTACAATCTCGAAGGTCGCTATGAGGCGACGCTTGATGACTGGCGGCTCGCCCATAACAATGCCGTGGTGACCCCGGCGCACAGGTTCGGCCTGTTCATGGCCTTTGGCAGCGACAATTTGCCGGTGAACCCCATGGTGGGCCTCTACGCAGCGATCACGCGCAAGGGGCCTTCGGGCCGGGTGCATGGTCCGGAGGAAGCCATCGACCGCAAGGAGGCCATTCGCCGCTACACCGCCGACGGGCCCTATCTGTCATGGGAAGAGGGCACCAAGGGCACGATCGAAAAGGGCAAATATGCCGATCTGATCGTGCTGCCCTTCGATCCGCTGACGGCGGCGCCCGAGGTCATTCTGGCGGGCAAGGTGGATATGACTTTCCTCGGCGGCAGGCTGGTCTATCAAAGATAG
- a CDS encoding carbohydrate porin yields MYRTMLKGACTAGVIALSLSNAMAQEAPVKPFQPLADDGITLSLNYTGEAASNVSGGLRRASAYTGQVYMGADLDMDRIAGIGGGTLHFAVTNRHGKSLSGIAIGNNTSVQEVWGTQNTHLAILTWEQKLLDGRVNIEAGRSQANIHFLNSPLYCNFQTNSACGNPTFVFKNSNFTYFPASSWMIHTRANFTPQWFAHVGAYEVNPDRKQADDNGFSFSTRNATGVIVPWEAGYADDAGRTRLPGHYILGGWFDRGDYADPLRDANGGIAILTGRNAATLHGRSGLYFRFDQMLTRPDPATKRGLTLFGVAMTNLSGRVEESHYLELGLLQTGTFKGRDADTLGFLINDQQFSDLAVERMRAARVAGGGDGHIHRHQYMMELAYGAQLNAAMRISPNIQYIVNPDQTGAPFRPRDIGNALVFGLKFTVDAPTLLGMLR; encoded by the coding sequence ATGTATCGCACAATGCTCAAGGGCGCCTGCACCGCAGGCGTCATCGCCCTCTCCTTGTCCAATGCCATGGCGCAGGAAGCGCCGGTCAAGCCCTTTCAACCGCTGGCCGATGATGGGATCACCCTCTCGCTCAACTATACCGGCGAGGCGGCGAGCAATGTCAGCGGCGGGCTGCGCCGGGCGAGCGCCTATACCGGACAGGTCTATATGGGCGCGGATCTCGACATGGACCGCATCGCCGGGATCGGCGGCGGCACCTTGCATTTCGCCGTCACCAACCGCCACGGCAAGAGTCTGTCGGGCATCGCCATCGGCAACAACACCTCGGTTCAGGAAGTGTGGGGCACGCAGAACACCCATCTGGCGATCCTGACATGGGAGCAGAAGCTGCTCGATGGCCGGGTGAACATCGAGGCAGGGCGCAGTCAGGCCAATATCCATTTCCTCAACTCGCCGCTTTATTGCAATTTTCAGACCAATTCGGCCTGCGGCAACCCGACTTTCGTTTTCAAAAACAGCAATTTCACCTATTTCCCCGCCTCAAGCTGGATGATCCATACGCGCGCCAATTTCACTCCGCAATGGTTCGCCCATGTCGGGGCCTATGAGGTGAATCCCGACCGCAAACAGGCCGATGACAACGGCTTCAGCTTTTCCACGCGCAACGCCACCGGCGTGATCGTGCCGTGGGAGGCGGGCTATGCCGACGATGCGGGCAGGACGCGCCTGCCGGGCCATTATATCCTTGGCGGCTGGTTCGACCGGGGCGATTATGCCGATCCGCTGCGCGATGCGAATGGCGGGATCGCGATCCTGACCGGCCGGAACGCGGCGACTTTGCATGGCCGCTCGGGCCTCTATTTCCGCTTTGACCAGATGTTGACAAGGCCCGATCCGGCCACAAAGCGGGGTCTGACCCTGTTCGGCGTGGCCATGACCAATCTTTCGGGGCGCGTCGAGGAAAGCCATTACCTTGAGCTGGGCCTGTTGCAGACCGGCACCTTCAAGGGGCGCGATGCCGACACGCTGGGTTTTTTGATCAATGATCAGCAATTCAGCGATCTGGCGGTCGAGCGGATGCGCGCGGCGCGGGTGGCGGGCGGCGGCGATGGCCATATCCATCGCCACCAATATATGATGGAACTGGCCTATGGCGCGCAATTGAACGCGGCCATGCGGATTTCGCCCAATATCCAATATATCGTCAACCCGGACCAGACCGGCGCACCGTTCCGCCCTCGCGATATCGGCAATGCGCTGGTCTTCGGATTGAAATTCACGGTCGATGCGCCCACGCTGCTGGGCATGCTGCGCTAA
- a CDS encoding PTS fructose transporter subunit IIC, producing the protein MRKLFAVIDAGGRDVQAMLAAEALRKAARMQGRPIEVSVRRPTDAQTFEALGEDLTLLFVGGEDDPLAARADWRLSLDAVLSDPQGAIREPEEGASAGRPKIVAITSCPTGIAHTFMAAEGLAEGARQLNCPIRIETQGSVGAGNPLTAEEIEQADVVLIAADREVDRGRFAGKRVFVSNTKPAITGGAALIERALAEAQVQGGEASSAAPAAAKERAGPYKHLMTGVSFMLPFVVAGGLLIALAFALGGIHANDDAAAGTLAHALFEIGAKAGFALMVPALAGYIAYSVADRPGIAPGMIGGMIASSLGAGFLGGIAAGFIAGYGVDGLNRLIRLPKNLAGLKPVLILPLLGSLLTGLVMIYAVGAPVAAALAFLTEWLRSMQGSSAILLGVILGAMSAFDMGGPVNKAGYAFSVGLVSSQVYTPMAATMAAGMVPPLGIAVATFLFRNRFSAEEREAGGAAGVLGLAFITEGAIPFAARDPFRVIPSLMAGSAVAGAISMAFGVELKVPHGGIFVLPIPGAVTHLAAYALAIVAGTVVTALLVGLLKRAPEAA; encoded by the coding sequence ATGAGAAAGCTCTTTGCCGTGATCGATGCCGGGGGCCGCGATGTGCAGGCCATGCTGGCCGCCGAGGCGCTGCGCAAGGCGGCGCGCATGCAGGGGCGCCCCATCGAGGTATCGGTGCGTCGCCCGACTGACGCCCAGACCTTTGAGGCTTTAGGGGAGGATCTGACGTTGCTTTTTGTGGGCGGCGAGGATGACCCTCTGGCCGCGCGGGCGGACTGGCGGCTCAGCCTTGATGCCGTGCTTTCCGACCCGCAGGGCGCGATCCGCGAGCCGGAAGAAGGCGCATCGGCAGGCAGACCAAAGATCGTCGCCATCACTTCCTGCCCGACCGGCATCGCCCATACTTTCATGGCCGCCGAAGGGCTGGCCGAGGGCGCGCGCCAGTTGAACTGTCCGATCCGCATCGAAACGCAGGGTTCGGTCGGCGCGGGCAATCCCTTGACCGCCGAGGAAATCGAGCAGGCCGACGTGGTGCTGATCGCCGCCGACCGCGAGGTGGACCGGGGCCGCTTTGCGGGCAAGCGGGTGTTTGTCAGCAACACCAAGCCCGCGATCACTGGCGGCGCGGCGCTCATCGAACGCGCTCTGGCCGAGGCGCAGGTGCAGGGCGGCGAAGCGTCAAGCGCCGCACCTGCCGCCGCAAAAGAACGCGCCGGGCCTTACAAGCATCTGATGACCGGCGTGTCCTTCATGCTGCCCTTTGTGGTGGCGGGAGGCCTACTGATTGCGCTGGCCTTCGCGCTGGGCGGCATTCACGCCAATGATGATGCGGCGGCCGGGACGCTGGCCCATGCGCTGTTTGAAATCGGCGCCAAGGCGGGTTTTGCGCTGATGGTGCCTGCGCTGGCGGGCTATATCGCCTATTCCGTGGCCGACCGGCCGGGCATTGCGCCGGGCATGATCGGCGGCATGATCGCCTCCAGCCTTGGCGCGGGCTTTCTGGGCGGGATCGCGGCGGGGTTTATTGCCGGTTATGGCGTTGACGGGCTGAACCGACTGATCCGCCTGCCCAAAAATCTGGCGGGGTTAAAGCCGGTTTTGATCCTGCCTCTGCTCGGCTCGCTGTTGACGGGTCTGGTGATGATCTATGCCGTGGGCGCGCCGGTCGCTGCGGCGCTCGCCTTCCTCACCGAATGGCTGCGTTCGATGCAAGGGTCGAGCGCCATTCTGCTGGGCGTGATCCTTGGCGCGATGTCGGCCTTTGACATGGGCGGGCCGGTCAACAAGGCGGGCTATGCCTTCTCGGTCGGTCTGGTGTCCAGCCAGGTCTATACGCCGATGGCTGCAACCATGGCGGCGGGCATGGTGCCACCGCTGGGCATCGCTGTGGCCACCTTCCTGTTCCGCAACCGTTTCAGCGCCGAAGAGCGCGAGGCGGGCGGCGCGGCGGGCGTGCTGGGTCTTGCCTTCATCACTGAGGGCGCGATCCCCTTTGCCGCGCGCGATCCGTTTCGCGTCATCCCCTCGCTGATGGCCGGTTCGGCCGTGGCCGGGGCGATTTCCATGGCCTTCGGGGTCGAACTCAAAGTGCCCCATGGCGGCATTTTCGTGCTGCCCATTCCGGGGGCCGTGACTCATCTGGCCGCCTATGCGCTGGCGATTGTCGCCGGGACGGTGGTGACGGCTTTGCTGGTGGGCCTGCTCAAGCGGGCGCCCGAAGCGGCCTGA
- the pfkB gene encoding 1-phosphofructokinase, with protein MRIHTVTFNPAIDETIMLDRLIPGEVHRARAVRQNAGGKGVNVASCLADWGADVVVHGLLGSENAAPFAALFAAKGITDRFIRVAGSTRVNLKLVDDAGTTDINLDGMAADDTLVAKVVGQLNLSVRTGDLVALSGSLPPGCPHEVYAAMVAQLRERGCRILLDTSGAPLKHALDAAVLPHVIKPNRSELAAWTGQAAMDRAALLAAGADLCRRGVELVVISMGEEGALFVSAQGALCAHLSLDGVASTVGAGDAMVAGLAAALADRLPLEALARLATGFAVGKLGMTGPNLPELNAVRALAQEVSICAMTMA; from the coding sequence ATGCGCATCCATACCGTCACCTTCAACCCCGCGATTGACGAAACGATCATGCTCGACCGCCTGATCCCCGGCGAGGTGCATCGCGCCCGCGCCGTGCGCCAGAATGCCGGGGGCAAGGGCGTCAATGTCGCCAGTTGCTTGGCCGACTGGGGCGCCGATGTGGTGGTCCATGGCCTGTTGGGCAGCGAAAACGCCGCGCCTTTTGCCGCGCTGTTTGCCGCAAAAGGCATCACCGACCGTTTCATCCGCGTGGCCGGTTCCACCCGCGTCAATCTCAAGCTGGTCGATGATGCCGGGACCACCGACATCAATCTGGACGGCATGGCCGCCGATGACACCCTTGTGGCCAAGGTGGTGGGCCAGTTGAACCTGTCGGTTCGGACGGGCGATCTGGTGGCGCTTTCGGGCAGTTTGCCTCCCGGTTGTCCGCATGAGGTTTACGCCGCGATGGTCGCGCAATTGCGCGAACGCGGCTGTCGCATCCTGCTCGACACCAGTGGGGCGCCGCTCAAACATGCGCTCGACGCCGCCGTCCTGCCCCATGTCATCAAGCCCAATCGCAGCGAATTGGCCGCATGGACCGGGCAGGCGGCGATGGACCGGGCTGCCCTGCTGGCGGCGGGGGCGGATCTGTGCCGCCGGGGCGTTGAACTGGTGGTGATCTCGATGGGCGAGGAAGGCGCGCTTTTCGTTTCGGCGCAGGGCGCGCTCTGCGCCCATCTCTCGCTCGACGGCGTGGCCAGCACGGTGGGGGCGGGCGATGCGATGGTGGCGGGGCTTGCCGCCGCGCTGGCCGATAGACTGCCGCTTGAGGCTCTGGCGCGCCTCGCCACAGGTTTTGCGGTGGGCAAGCTGGGCATGACCGGCCCCAACCTGCCCGAACTGAACGCGGTGCGTGCCTTGGCGCAGGAGGTTTCGATCTGCGCGATGACCATGGCCTGA
- the ptsP gene encoding phosphoenolpyruvate--protein phosphotransferase — MPAPSATMPRIAQSGSPELVRIAASAADKDDAIRQVGQLLVAAGCVAPGYEDSMVRREAVANTFLGAGVAIPHGLGEDKGLVRHDGIAILQLREGVEWNPGQTAHLVVGIAANSDSHIAILRRLTRLIQDEARIAHLIATDDAEAIARALHEDGAPSAETVPAEDYAEVERWTLDYPSGLHARPASAWVEAARGLSARLRVRNGAETADPRSLVSLLQLGLKAGDTIVFSADERAALDTFVKTVRRLTAREKEDAARAAAKASAPVRGWKPSGEAKAIAGVAASPGLAIGRVHILAPAELVVPDEPVDLVAGGAALEDALTRTRAQMKVLIDDTTRRLGAGEAAIFKAQADLLDDTDLITLTCQLMVEGHGVAWSWDQAVGRIAGQLSALGNPVLAARAADLHDVGRRVLAAMDPALAAGSLSDLPEEPCVLIASDLSPSDTATLDTSRVAGVATALGGPTSHSAILARTLGLPSIVAGGAQLLGLEPGACVIVDGDSGRVWLDPTPQDLESARQWIVDIAQKRAAEAAERSRPAITTDGHEIAVAANVNRPDQVEFALVQGGEGVGLMRTEFLFLERGQSPSEDEQEAIYRAMIEALGPRPLIVRALDIGGDKQVPHLDLPREENPFLGVRGARLLLRRPDLLEPQLRALYRAARAGGDLSIMFPMITSAWELIRLREACEAIRIELDAPVVPIGIMIEVPAAAVQAKALAAHADFFSIGTNDLTQYALAIDRQNPDLAAEADSLHPAVLRLIAMTVEGAKAHGRWVGVCGGIAGDPFGAALLVGLGVSELSMTPRDIPAVKARIRAADKASLEALARRALEMEGAAQVRALDGEAA, encoded by the coding sequence ATGCCCGCACCTTCCGCCACCATGCCGCGCATTGCCCAATCCGGATCGCCCGAACTCGTGCGCATCGCCGCCTCGGCCGCCGACAAGGATGATGCCATCCGTCAGGTGGGCCAATTGCTGGTGGCCGCCGGTTGCGTTGCGCCCGGCTATGAGGACAGCATGGTGCGCCGCGAAGCGGTGGCCAACACCTTCCTTGGCGCGGGCGTGGCCATTCCCCATGGCCTTGGCGAGGACAAGGGGCTGGTGCGCCATGACGGTATCGCCATCCTGCAACTGCGCGAGGGCGTGGAATGGAATCCGGGGCAGACGGCGCATCTGGTCGTGGGCATTGCGGCCAATTCGGACAGCCATATCGCCATCCTGCGCCGCCTGACCCGCCTTATTCAGGACGAGGCGCGCATCGCCCATCTGATCGCCACCGATGATGCCGAGGCCATCGCTCGCGCTCTGCATGAGGATGGCGCGCCCTCTGCCGAAACCGTTCCCGCCGAGGACTATGCCGAGGTCGAACGCTGGACGCTCGATTATCCATCGGGCCTGCATGCCCGCCCGGCCTCGGCATGGGTGGAGGCGGCACGCGGCCTTTCGGCCCGCCTGCGGGTGCGTAATGGCGCGGAAACCGCCGATCCGCGCAGCCTCGTTTCCCTGCTCCAGCTTGGGCTGAAGGCCGGGGATACGATCGTCTTTTCCGCCGACGAACGCGCGGCGCTGGACACATTCGTCAAGACTGTCCGTCGCCTGACCGCGCGCGAGAAGGAGGACGCCGCCCGCGCCGCCGCCAAGGCCAGCGCCCCGGTGCGCGGCTGGAAACCCTCGGGCGAGGCCAAGGCCATCGCGGGCGTCGCGGCCAGCCCCGGCCTTGCCATCGGTCGTGTGCATATCCTTGCCCCCGCCGAACTGGTCGTACCCGATGAGCCGGTCGATCTGGTCGCCGGGGGCGCCGCGCTTGAGGACGCGCTGACCCGGACGCGGGCGCAGATGAAGGTGCTGATTGACGACACCACGCGCCGTCTTGGGGCGGGCGAGGCGGCGATTTTCAAGGCGCAGGCCGATCTGCTCGACGATACCGACCTCATCACGCTGACCTGTCAGTTGATGGTCGAAGGGCATGGCGTGGCATGGTCGTGGGATCAGGCCGTGGGGCGCATTGCGGGGCAATTGTCGGCGCTGGGCAATCCGGTGCTGGCGGCGCGGGCGGCGGATCTGCATGATGTGGGGCGGCGGGTTCTGGCCGCGATGGACCCGGCGCTGGCGGCCGGGTCGCTGTCCGATTTGCCCGAAGAACCTTGCGTGCTGATCGCCTCGGACCTTTCGCCCTCCGATACGGCCACGCTCGATACTTCCCGTGTGGCGGGCGTTGCAACGGCGCTGGGTGGGCCGACCTCGCACAGCGCCATTCTGGCGCGCACGCTGGGCCTGCCCTCGATTGTGGCGGGCGGGGCGCAATTGCTTGGGCTGGAGCCGGGCGCCTGCGTGATCGTCGATGGTGACAGCGGGCGGGTCTGGCTCGACCCCACGCCGCAGGATCTTGAATCGGCCCGGCAGTGGATCGTGGACATCGCCCAAAAGCGCGCCGCCGAGGCCGCCGAGCGCAGCCGTCCCGCGATCACCACCGATGGCCATGAAATCGCCGTCGCGGCCAATGTAAACCGCCCTGATCAGGTCGAATTTGCGCTGGTGCAGGGCGGCGAGGGCGTGGGCCTGATGCGCACCGAATTCCTCTTCCTCGAACGCGGCCAAAGCCCCAGCGAGGATGAGCAGGAGGCGATCTATCGCGCCATGATCGAGGCGCTGGGTCCGCGCCCGCTGATCGTGCGCGCGCTCGACATCGGCGGCGACAAGCAGGTGCCGCATCTGGACCTGCCGCGCGAGGAAAACCCCTTCCTCGGCGTGCGCGGGGCGCGGCTGTTGCTGCGGCGGCCCGATCTGCTCGAACCGCAATTGCGTGCGCTTTATCGCGCGGCGCGTGCCGGGGGCGATCTGTCGATCATGTTCCCGATGATCACCTCGGCCTGGGAACTGATCCGCCTGCGCGAGGCTTGCGAGGCGATCCGCATCGAATTGGACGCCCCCGTTGTGCCCATTGGCATCATGATCGAGGTGCCCGCCGCCGCCGTTCAGGCCAAGGCTCTGGCCGCCCATGCCGACTTCTTTTCCATCGGCACCAATGATCTGACCCAATATGCGCTGGCCATCGACCGCCAGAATCCCGATCTGGCCGCCGAGGCCGACAGTCTGCATCCCGCCGTTCTGCGCTTGATCGCGATGACGGTGGAAGGGGCCAAGGCCCATGGCCGCTGGGTGGGCGTATGCGGCGGCATTGCGGGCGATCCATTTGGCGCGGCGCTGCTGGTGGGGCTTGGCGTGTCGGAACTCTCGATGACCCCGCGCGACATTCCCGCCGTCAAGGCCCGCATCCGCGCCGCCGACAAGGCCTCGCTGGAAGCCCTTGCCCGGCGCGCATTGGAAATGGAAGGCGCCGCGCAAGTGCGCGCTCTGGATGGGGAGGCCGCGTGA
- a CDS encoding LacI family DNA-binding transcriptional regulator has protein sequence MSVESKPVGIKDVAKVANVSPATVSRVLSGRAVDPAMQERVQAAVISTGYRPNLAARRLRSQHTNTIGLILADIRNPFFTAVSRTIESVAAARGLRVILCNTDEDPAKEAMYLDLMQQERVTGIILAPTRQRVTRAGDLAMDCPVVLIDRAIPGAREDCVLLDNEAMAGLLLEHLYDAGHRRIAGLFGASSSTGIERRNGFERAAARLGITVDTLAIPHAPGEAEKAAIALLSRPDRPDALMASNGVMLISVLRALRSLDLEVPRDIALAGFDNSDWMELIGNGLTVIEQPVEEIGRTAMAMLLDRLEHPDAAMRKTVLSGKLIARGSSARHQTTGS, from the coding sequence ATGTCGGTCGAGAGCAAACCCGTTGGAATCAAGGATGTTGCCAAAGTCGCCAATGTCTCGCCCGCCACGGTGTCGCGGGTGCTCAGCGGGCGGGCGGTTGATCCGGCGATGCAGGAGCGGGTGCAGGCCGCCGTCATTTCCACCGGCTATCGCCCCAATCTGGCCGCGCGGCGCCTGCGTTCGCAACACACCAACACCATCGGCCTTATTTTGGCCGACATCCGCAACCCCTTCTTCACCGCCGTTTCGCGCACGATCGAAAGCGTGGCGGCGGCGCGCGGCCTGCGCGTCATCCTGTGCAACACCGACGAGGACCCGGCCAAGGAGGCCATGTATCTTGACCTGATGCAGCAGGAGCGCGTGACCGGCATCATCCTTGCGCCGACGCGCCAAAGGGTGACGCGTGCAGGCGATCTGGCGATGGATTGTCCGGTGGTGCTGATCGACCGCGCCATTCCCGGCGCGCGCGAGGATTGCGTGCTGCTCGACAATGAGGCCATGGCGGGCCTGCTGCTCGAACATCTTTATGATGCGGGGCACCGGCGCATCGCGGGCCTGTTCGGTGCCAGCAGCAGCACCGGCATCGAGCGCCGCAACGGCTTTGAACGCGCCGCCGCGCGCCTTGGTATCACGGTCGATACGCTGGCCATTCCCCATGCGCCGGGCGAGGCGGAAAAGGCGGCCATCGCGCTGCTTTCGCGGCCCGACCGCCCCGATGCGCTGATGGCCAGCAATGGCGTGATGCTGATCTCGGTCCTGCGGGCGCTGCGCTCGCTCGATCTGGAGGTGCCGCGCGATATTGCTCTGGCCGGGTTTGACAACAGCGACTGGATGGAGTTGATCGGCAATGGCTTGACCGTGATCGAACAGCCGGTCGAGGAAATCGGACGGACGGCGATGGCGATGCTGCTCGACCGGCTGGAACATCCCGATGCAGCGATGCGCAAGACCGTCCTTTCCGGCAAACTTATCGCGCGCGGATCCAGCGCGCGCCACCAAACCACAGGAAGCTGA